In the Drosophila gunungcola strain Sukarami unplaced genomic scaffold, Dgunungcola_SK_2 000113F, whole genome shotgun sequence genome, one interval contains:
- the LOC128265316 gene encoding uncharacterized protein LOC128265316 translates to MSDDEKGAGSAPKCVLCEKTLASAPTLQIKCGHKFHKVCFESYAKTRNSCPICKETPHDTRQRKRQNTPAGAGSSSLEEAEQVAISQHAIGNIVAQQVKAMQNDLLAQLSEKMAQLIQVNLAAHMPPQSNVPPAINARRLSESVNFQVGGPTSIVHGSGLATPRTEVNELAHRPDKVCQIVNSWKLRFSGSKEGLSVDNFIYRVQALTEQTLDSNYEALCGNASILFEGKARDFYWRFHKSVRVVNWDGLCCALRKQFRDTRSDVDIREAIRDRKQKDKEDFDTFHDAVVQLMDNLEYPMPERDIVDTLSRNLRPEIRHELLNIRISSVDSLREICRRRERFLEDVKRNYSYQKTIPFRKNVAELVEEAQSDDATEFSDVEVDGEIGAMALICWNCRQEGHRYHDCEGKRKIFCFGCGRPNTYKPSCVKCQKKRQDEHTASSAVVCSAPEADESRDEPVETLSSTDLLNLSEKNHSPLTFWPQLVKSNQRLPSPNPVCPKKRSRNASRIRAFWSAAKTINAIRYKKYDKRPYAEVRVLDQVVLGLLDTGAAMSALGGKLAEQVVLSRIPFKRVATVASTADGKRQEIIGRLKIPVQYKKITKDLELHIIPSLSQDLYLGIDFWQAFDLLPASMNIAEIAPESHDLTTSQQEILKSVVALFPSFAISGLGKTSLISHTIDIGDAKPVKQRHFPVSPAVEKLLYEEVDRMLSLGVIEESDSAWSSPVVLVQKPGKIRLCLDSRKVNAVTKKDAYPLPQIDGILGRLPKAMFISSLDLKDAYWQIPLDKASRDKTAFTIPGKPLYQYKVMPFGLTNASQTMTRLMDKVIPASLRNEVFVYLDDLLIISESFEAHMRVLSLVAGFVKTAGLTLNVEKSKFCMRSVKYLGHIVGEGVIRTDPEKISAMKDFPLPQSLKALRRFLGMAGWYRKFIKNFSSVTAALTDLLKPRKKFVMSEEGERAFEQLKKCCVRPQFCTAQILVDHSLYTAMQARPVWEAF, encoded by the coding sequence ATGTCGGACGATGAGAAAGGCGCTGGGTCTGCACCCAAATGCGTTTTATGCGAAAAGACCTTGGCTTCGGCACCGACGCTGCAAATTAAATGTGGTCATAAATTCCACAAAGTCTGTTTCGAGTCGTATGCCAAGACCAGAAATTCTTGTCCGATCTGCAAAGAGACTCCTCACGATACCAGACAGCGTAAACGGCAAAATACGCCGGCAGGTGCAGGGTCATCAAGCTTAGAAGAAGCGGAGCAGGTAGCTATATCCCAGCACGCTATAGGGAACATTGTGGCACAACAAGTCAAAGCCATGCAAAATGATCTGCTAGCACAGCTATCGGAAAAGATGGCCCAGCTGATTCAAGTTAACTTAGCGGCTCATATGCCGCCACAATCTAACGTCCCTCCCGCAATAAATGCGAGGCGGTTATCAGAGTCGGTAAACTTTCAGGTTGGAGGCCCAACAAGCATAGTGCACGGTTCAGGCCTAGCAACACCGAGGACCGAAGTCAACGAGCTTGCCCACAGGCCAGATAAAGTTTGCCAAATTGTTAACAGTTGGAAGCTAAGGTTTAGTGGCAGCAAAGAGGGCTTGAGTGTagataattttatatacagaGTACAAGCACTCACAGAGCAGACACTAGATTCGAATTATGAGGCTTTGTGTGGCAATGctagtattttatttgagGGAAAGGCTAGGGATTTCTATTGGAGATTTCATAAATCGGTCAGAGTAGTCAACTGGGATGGACTCTGCTGTGCTTTACGGAAGCAATTCCGGGACACGCGCAGCGATGTTGATATTAGAGAAGCGATCCGAGATAGGAAGCAAAAAGATAAAGAAGATTTCGATACATTTCATGACGCTGTCGTTCAGCTTATGGACAATTTAGAGTATCCAATGCCAGAACGCGATATTGTAGATACTTTGAGCAGAAATTTAAGACCTGAAATCCGTCATGAGCTGTTAAATATCAGAATCAGCTCAGTAGATAGCTTGCGCGAAATTTGTCGGCGTAGAGAAAGGTTCTTAGAGGATGTAAAGCGAAATTATAGCTACCAAAAGACGATTCCGTTCCGTAAAAATGTGGCAGAACTGGTAGAGGAAGCCCAATCTGATGATGCGACCGAATTTTCAGACGTCGAAGTCGACGGTGAAATAGGTGCCATGGCTCTAATTTGCTGGAACTGCCGCCAAGAGGGCCACAGGTACCACGACTGCGAGGGAAAACGcaaaatcttttgttttggatgtGGTCGTCCAAATACATATAAACCTTCCTGcgtaaaatgtcaaaaaaaacgCCAAGATGAACACACAGCCTCGTCAGCCGTTGTGTGTTCAGCGCCAGAAGCCGACGAATCCAGAGACGAACCAGTAGAAACGCTAAGTTCAACAGACCTACTAAATTTGTCCGAAAAAAATCATAGTCCGCTTACATTTTGGCCCCAATTAGTTAAATCTAATCAGCGTTTGCCAAGTCCGAATCCCGTCTGTCCGAAGAAAAGATCAAGGAATGCAAGCAGAATAAGAGCTTTTTGGAGTGCGGCTAAAACCATTAATGCCATTCGTTACAAAAAATACGATAAACGACCTTATGCTGAGGTACGGGTGTTAGATCAAGTGGTATTAGGGCTTCTTGATACAGGAGCGGCCATGAGTGCGTTAGGAGGAAAATTGGCTGAGCAAGTGGTCTTGAGTCGAATTCCTTTTAAAAGAGTGGCAACGGTGGCAAGTACAGCGGATGGAAAGAGACAAGAAATAATAGGCCGTTTAAAAATTCCGGTGCAGTATAAGAAAATCACTaaggatttagaactgcataTAATTCCAAGCCTCAGTCAGGATCTTTACTTAGGAATAGATTTTTGGCAGGCTTTCGATCTTTTGCCAGCCAGTATGAATATAGCAGAAATAGCTCCGGAGTCGCATGATCTTACAACTAGCCAACAGGAAATACTCAAGTCTGTAGTGGCGCTGTTTCCATCATTCGCTATTTCTGGCTTAGGTAAAACCAGCCTTATTTCTCACACGATTGATATAGGAGACGCGAAGCCGGTGAAACAAAGGCATTTTCCCGTTTCCCCAGCAGTCGAAAAACTTCTATATGAAGAGGTAGATCGGATGTTGAGTTTGGGGGTGATAGAGGAGTCAGATAGTGCCTGGTCATCGCCGGTGGTTTTGGTACAGAAGCCAGGAAAAATTCGTCTCTGCTTAGACAGTCGAAAAGTCAACGCAGTTACCAAGAAGGATGCATATCCGCTGCCGCAAATAGATGGCATTTTGGGACGACTTCCCAAGGCGATGTTTATATCCAGTCTCGACCTTAAAGATGCATATTGGCAGATTCCCCTTGATAAGGCATCGCGAGATAAGACTGCTTTCACTATTCCGGGGAAGCCCCTTTATCAATAtaaagttatgccttttggtCTCACTAATGCTTCTCAGACAATGACCAGATTAATGGACAAGGTAATTCCAGCCAGTCTAAGGAACGAGGTTTTCGTGTACTTGGACGATTTGCTTATCATATCTGAGAGTTTTGAGGCCCATATGAGAGTGTTGAGTTTAGTAGCAGGCTTTGTCAAAACAGCTGGTTTGACCCTAAATGTCGAAAAAAGCAAGTTTTGCATGCGAAGTGTAAAATACTTGGGCCATATTGTTGGTGAGGGCGTTATACGTACTGACCCAGAGAAAATATCGGCCATGAAAGATTTTCCTCTGCCGCAGTCGCTCAAGGCTCTGCGTCGTTTTCTTGGAATGGCTGGGTGGTACaggaaattcattaaaaatttttcctcTGTCACAGCCGCTCTCACTGATCTTTTAAAGCCGAGAAAAAAGTTTGTAATGTCAGAGGAGGGAGAAAGAGCTTTCGAGCAGCTGAAGAAATGTTGTGTTCGGCCCCAGTTTTGCACAGCCCAGATTTTAGTAGACCATTCTTTATACACTGCGATGCAAGCAAGACCGGTGTGGGAGGCGTTTTAG